In a genomic window of Dyadobacter fermentans DSM 18053:
- a CDS encoding glycoside hydrolase family 16 protein — protein MANPDKILLSILMALISLAPATAQYKLAWADEFDYDGVPDPNVWQPEKGFTRNHEDQWYQGDNAYCKGGYLIIEAKKERVKNPNYKSGSSNWKESREYAEYTSASIITRGKKSFQYGRFEMRAKIDTRSGIWPAFWTLGEKGEWPDNGEIDIMEFYRGMLLANLAWGSNERYKPVWNTNKKQVSTSKDPDWSSKFHVWRMDWDENSIQIYVDDELLASEDQAKAVNAKNKNITPFKQPHYILLGMALGGDNGGDLSNTEFPARFEVDYVRVYQKQ, from the coding sequence ATGGCAAATCCTGACAAAATACTCCTCTCCATCCTGATGGCACTCATATCCCTGGCGCCCGCAACGGCGCAATACAAGCTCGCATGGGCCGACGAATTCGACTACGACGGCGTGCCCGACCCGAATGTGTGGCAGCCTGAAAAAGGCTTCACCCGAAACCACGAAGACCAATGGTACCAGGGCGACAATGCCTATTGCAAAGGCGGCTACCTGATCATTGAAGCAAAAAAGGAGCGCGTCAAAAACCCGAACTACAAATCGGGCAGCAGCAACTGGAAGGAAAGCCGCGAGTATGCCGAATACACGTCTGCCAGCATCATTACCCGCGGCAAAAAGAGCTTTCAATACGGCCGTTTCGAAATGCGGGCTAAAATCGACACGCGCTCGGGCATCTGGCCGGCATTCTGGACGCTCGGCGAGAAGGGCGAATGGCCGGATAACGGCGAAATCGATATCATGGAGTTTTACCGGGGAATGCTGCTCGCTAACCTCGCCTGGGGCTCCAACGAGCGTTATAAGCCGGTTTGGAATACCAACAAAAAGCAGGTTTCGACTTCCAAAGACCCGGACTGGTCGTCCAAATTCCACGTCTGGCGAATGGATTGGGACGAAAATTCCATCCAAATATATGTGGACGATGAGCTGCTGGCGTCGGAGGATCAGGCCAAAGCCGTTAATGCCAAAAACAAGAACATTACCCCATTCAAGCAGCCGCATTACATTCTGCTAGGCATGGCGCTAGGCGGCGATAATGGCGGCGATTTATCCAATACAGAATTTCCCGCCCGCTTTGAAGTGGATTATGTGAGGGTGTATCAAAAGCAATAA
- a CDS encoding bile acid:sodium symporter family protein, with protein sequence MRKFIDTAKKAGLDGFMLALLSMILLAWLWPAPGMQDSPLHLSTVSTYAVSLIFFFYGLRLSPEKLKAGLVNWRLHVMVHLSTFVLFPVLALAFRPFFHSAEGQNMWLAIFFLTVLPSTVSSSVVMVSIARGNIPAAIFNASISSLIGVFITPLWMGLVLDAGPGHFDLLSVVGKLALQVLLPVFAGIVLNKRWGHFAETNKKYIRYFDQSSILLIVYTSFCESFGEHLFDSLGIKEIVFLGIGMLALFFGIYFLLTFISGLLHFSREDKVTAVFCGSKKSLVQGAVMSKVLFAGPEAGLMLLPIMLYHALQLIAASIIAQRMAREGEAAEEVVLKN encoded by the coding sequence ATGCGTAAATTTATTGATACTGCTAAAAAAGCCGGTCTGGACGGTTTTATGCTCGCACTACTCAGCATGATCCTCCTCGCCTGGCTCTGGCCTGCACCCGGTATGCAGGACAGCCCGCTGCACCTTTCCACCGTTTCGACCTACGCCGTTTCGCTGATATTCTTCTTCTACGGCCTGCGCCTCAGCCCCGAAAAACTCAAAGCCGGGCTGGTCAACTGGCGCCTGCATGTGATGGTGCATTTGTCGACATTCGTACTTTTTCCCGTGCTGGCGCTGGCATTCAGGCCCTTTTTTCACAGCGCCGAGGGCCAAAATATGTGGCTGGCGATATTTTTCCTAACCGTGCTGCCGTCCACCGTGTCATCATCGGTGGTAATGGTGTCCATCGCCCGCGGCAACATTCCGGCGGCGATATTCAACGCGAGCATTTCGAGCCTGATCGGCGTTTTCATCACGCCGTTGTGGATGGGACTGGTGCTCGATGCCGGCCCCGGCCATTTTGATTTGCTTTCGGTAGTCGGAAAACTCGCATTGCAAGTATTATTGCCGGTATTCGCCGGGATCGTGCTCAACAAACGCTGGGGGCATTTCGCGGAAACCAACAAAAAGTACATCCGTTATTTCGACCAGTCGTCGATTTTGCTGATCGTTTACACTTCTTTTTGCGAATCGTTCGGAGAGCACCTGTTCGATTCGCTTGGAATAAAAGAAATTGTATTTTTAGGGATAGGAATGCTCGCGCTGTTTTTCGGCATTTATTTCCTGCTCACGTTCATCAGCGGTTTGCTGCATTTCAGCCGCGAGGACAAGGTAACGGCGGTGTTTTGCGGTTCCAAAAAGTCGCTCGTGCAAGGTGCCGTAATGTCGAAAGTGCTGTTTGCAGGGCCGGAAGCGGGGCTAATGCTTCTGCCGATCATGCTTTATCACGCATTGCAGCTTATTGCGGCGAGTATCATCGCCCAGCGAATGGCCCGGGAAGGCGAGGCGGCGGAGGAAGTTGTACTTAAAAACTGA
- a CDS encoding DUF4230 domain-containing protein, which yields MRIISWLVRLFVLILLLAGINALWSGFKTGSWMPGWLGGEDEVETMHTVVLQEISSMGKLEVVKYNFKDVVEQEIVKMWLPNAKAILIVQGEAIGCVDLTKIAMEDITSDAETLVINMPEPELCVFKIDHSKSKVYNTEYAFADEAKLVQEAYKQAEKQIQKSALDMGILDQTKENARKVLTPVLEKASGKKVMMKFPMHAKIEKLR from the coding sequence ATGCGTATCATATCGTGGCTTGTGCGGCTGTTTGTGCTGATTTTGCTTTTGGCAGGGATTAATGCATTGTGGTCGGGTTTTAAAACCGGCAGCTGGATGCCCGGCTGGCTGGGCGGCGAGGATGAGGTGGAAACAATGCACACCGTGGTGTTGCAGGAAATCAGCTCGATGGGCAAGCTGGAAGTGGTGAAATACAACTTCAAGGATGTGGTGGAGCAGGAAATCGTGAAAATGTGGCTGCCCAACGCGAAAGCAATCCTGATCGTGCAGGGTGAAGCCATCGGCTGTGTGGATTTAACCAAAATCGCGATGGAGGATATTACTTCCGACGCCGAAACGCTGGTGATCAACATGCCCGAGCCTGAGCTTTGTGTTTTTAAGATAGATCACAGTAAATCAAAGGTTTACAATACTGAATACGCATTCGCAGATGAAGCGAAGCTGGTGCAGGAAGCCTATAAGCAGGCCGAAAAGCAGATCCAGAAATCGGCCCTCGACATGGGTATCCTCGACCAGACAAAGGAAAACGCCCGAAAAGTACTGACGCCGGTGCTCGAAAAGGCATCTGGCAAAAAGGTGATGATGAAGTTTCCGATGCATGCCAAAATTGAGAAGTTGCGATAA
- a CDS encoding glutamine synthetase family protein produces MSKKGFLTLDELSGKIGGGEIETIVVAFTDHYGRLMGKRVDADFFLDSVSRSGTHGCNYLLTTDITMEPIPGYRYANWELGYGDFHMVPDFSTLRIAAWLEKTAMILCDVHNDKSHELESIAPRSVLKKQLAALAADGLECSAASELEYYLLENSYKQAFEQNYQNLTPAGYYLEDYHIMQGTRNEKFTSVVRRHLKNSGIPIETSKGEWGLGQHELNVKYADVLAMADNHVVYKQCLKEVADAMGLSVTFMAKFATDQAGSSSHIHMSLWKDGINLFDGDQQFGPVKGSDIFRWFLGGWIKHVPDVMPFYAPTVNSYKRFVDGSWAPTRLAWSYDNRTAGFRVVGSGASLRIECRIPGADCNPYLAFAASLASGLDGIRNRIEPPECFEGDIYAAAHLPRVPYTLGESIALFAQSTFAKEAFGPEVVEHYTHFFKTEQRAYETSVTDWERKRYFEQI; encoded by the coding sequence ATGAGTAAAAAAGGATTTCTGACGCTGGATGAACTTTCGGGCAAGATTGGAGGGGGAGAAATTGAAACCATTGTCGTTGCATTCACCGACCATTACGGCCGCCTGATGGGCAAGCGTGTCGACGCCGACTTTTTCCTGGATTCCGTTTCCAGATCGGGCACACACGGCTGCAACTACCTGCTCACGACGGACATCACGATGGAGCCGATCCCCGGCTACCGCTACGCCAACTGGGAGCTCGGCTACGGCGATTTCCACATGGTCCCCGACTTTTCCACATTACGCATCGCCGCCTGGCTCGAAAAAACGGCCATGATCCTTTGCGATGTTCACAATGACAAATCGCACGAGCTGGAATCCATCGCGCCGAGATCCGTCCTGAAAAAACAACTCGCCGCACTCGCAGCCGACGGACTCGAATGCTCCGCGGCCTCGGAACTGGAATATTACCTGCTGGAAAACAGCTACAAGCAGGCATTTGAACAAAACTACCAGAACCTGACGCCAGCCGGATATTACCTTGAAGATTACCACATTATGCAGGGCACGCGGAACGAGAAATTCACATCCGTGGTCCGCAGGCATTTGAAAAATTCTGGCATTCCCATTGAAACGTCCAAAGGCGAATGGGGCCTCGGCCAGCACGAGCTGAATGTAAAATACGCCGACGTGCTCGCGATGGCCGACAACCACGTCGTATACAAGCAGTGCTTAAAAGAAGTCGCCGACGCGATGGGTCTTTCGGTCACGTTTATGGCCAAGTTCGCAACCGACCAGGCTGGTTCGAGCAGCCATATTCACATGAGTTTGTGGAAAGATGGTATAAACCTCTTCGATGGCGACCAGCAATTCGGACCGGTTAAAGGCTCTGATATTTTTCGCTGGTTCCTCGGCGGTTGGATTAAGCACGTGCCCGATGTGATGCCTTTCTACGCCCCGACTGTCAATTCCTATAAACGCTTCGTGGACGGCTCCTGGGCACCTACGCGGCTGGCTTGGAGCTATGATAACCGCACGGCCGGTTTTCGCGTGGTAGGCAGCGGTGCCAGTTTGCGCATTGAATGCCGCATTCCCGGCGCGGATTGCAATCCGTACCTCGCATTTGCCGCATCGCTCGCTTCCGGTCTCGACGGCATCCGAAACCGCATTGAACCGCCGGAATGCTTCGAAGGCGACATTTACGCAGCCGCGCATTTGCCGCGCGTACCCTACACCCTGGGCGAATCCATTGCCTTGTTTGCGCAAAGCACATTTGCTAAAGAAGCATTCGGCCCGGAAGTGGTGGAGCATTACACGCATTTTTTCAAAACTGAGCAGCGTGCGTACGAGACTTCCGTAACCGACTGGGAGCGGAAGCGGTATTTTGAGCAGATTTGA
- a CDS encoding glucose 1-dehydrogenase — translation MRLENKVALITGGSGGIGRETAILFAKEGAKIVVTDVNDVGGQETADEIVKNGGEAYFLHSDVSKAADCEAAVAFTEEKFGKLNVIFNNAGIMHSDDDNAVTTEEAIWDLTMNINAKGVFLGCKYGIPALQRAGGGSIINTASFVAILGAATPQVAYTASKGAVLALTRELAVIHARENIRVNALCPGPLRTELLMKFLNTEEKKQRRLVHIPMGRFGEAKEMAYAALFLASDEASFVTGTDFLVDGGITSAYVTPL, via the coding sequence ATGCGCTTAGAAAACAAAGTCGCGCTTATTACAGGTGGTAGCGGCGGCATTGGCCGGGAAACCGCCATTTTGTTTGCCAAAGAAGGAGCTAAAATCGTAGTGACCGACGTGAACGACGTGGGCGGTCAGGAAACTGCCGATGAGATCGTAAAAAACGGCGGAGAGGCGTATTTTCTGCATTCGGACGTTTCCAAAGCAGCTGATTGTGAGGCGGCTGTCGCGTTCACGGAAGAGAAATTCGGGAAACTGAACGTCATTTTCAACAATGCGGGCATCATGCACAGCGACGACGATAATGCCGTAACGACGGAAGAAGCGATCTGGGACCTCACGATGAACATCAATGCGAAAGGCGTGTTCCTGGGTTGCAAATATGGCATACCGGCATTGCAGCGCGCCGGGGGAGGATCTATCATTAATACGGCGTCGTTTGTGGCGATATTGGGCGCCGCCACGCCACAGGTAGCTTACACGGCCAGCAAAGGGGCCGTTTTGGCGCTCACACGCGAGCTCGCTGTCATCCACGCGCGCGAGAACATCCGCGTGAACGCATTATGCCCGGGCCCGCTGCGCACGGAGCTCCTCATGAAATTTCTGAATACCGAAGAAAAGAAGCAGCGCCGCCTGGTACACATCCCGATGGGCCGTTTCGGCGAAGCGAAGGAAATGGCCTATGCCGCATTGTTCCTCGCTTCGGACGAAGCATCCTTTGTCACCGGCACCGACTTTCTGGTCGATGGCGGAATTACTTCTGCTTATGTAACACCTCTTTAA
- a CDS encoding aldehyde dehydrogenase family protein — MTQKTISPIDGSVYVERELATPAAVEAALEKAVAAQKEWKKSTLAEREAVCRKALEYFLNNADEIGLELTWQMGRPVRYTANEIRRGFQERANYMISVAEKALAEVEVDEVPGFKRFVKRDPLGVVFVVAPWNYPYLTSVNSVIPAIMSGNAVILKHAQQTPLCAERYAAAFEYAGLPEGVFQYLHLSHDQVAQVIGDARVDYVAFTGSVEGGHAVQKAINERFIIGGLELGGKDPAYVRADANLADAVENLVDGSFFNSGQSCCGIERIYVHQDVYEDFVKGFEALTKTYVLGDPRDPETTLGPMVRTSAANFAQKQIDDAIANGATALIDPALFPAHQSGTPYLAPQVLVNVNHSMDIMQEETFAPVVGIMPVSSDEEAIRLMNDSQYGLTASIWTSDVDAALQIGEQVETGTWFMNRCDYLDPALAWTGVKNSGRGCTLSVVGYEALTRPKSFHLKIG, encoded by the coding sequence ATGACCCAAAAAACAATAAGCCCGATAGACGGCTCCGTGTATGTGGAGCGCGAGCTGGCGACGCCGGCGGCTGTGGAAGCTGCTTTGGAAAAAGCGGTAGCAGCCCAAAAGGAATGGAAAAAATCGACATTGGCCGAACGTGAGGCCGTATGCCGGAAGGCGCTGGAATATTTCCTGAACAATGCCGACGAAATCGGCCTGGAACTGACATGGCAAATGGGCCGGCCTGTGCGCTATACCGCCAACGAGATCCGCCGTGGTTTCCAGGAGCGGGCCAATTACATGATTTCCGTCGCCGAAAAGGCGCTGGCGGAAGTGGAAGTCGATGAGGTTCCGGGTTTTAAACGATTTGTGAAGCGCGATCCGCTGGGTGTCGTATTCGTGGTGGCGCCGTGGAATTATCCCTATTTGACGTCCGTCAACTCGGTGATACCCGCGATTATGTCGGGCAATGCGGTGATTTTGAAGCACGCCCAGCAAACGCCGCTTTGTGCAGAGCGCTACGCGGCGGCGTTCGAATATGCCGGCTTACCCGAGGGTGTATTTCAATATCTGCATCTAAGCCACGACCAGGTGGCCCAGGTGATCGGCGACGCGCGTGTTGACTATGTGGCATTTACCGGTTCCGTGGAAGGTGGTCATGCTGTTCAAAAGGCTATTAATGAGCGTTTTATCATTGGTGGTTTGGAGTTGGGAGGAAAAGATCCCGCCTATGTGCGTGCGGATGCGAACCTGGCCGATGCCGTTGAAAACCTTGTGGATGGCTCGTTCTTCAATTCGGGACAATCGTGCTGCGGCATCGAACGCATTTATGTGCATCAGGATGTGTATGAGGATTTTGTCAAAGGCTTTGAAGCATTAACCAAAACCTACGTCCTCGGCGATCCGCGTGATCCTGAAACGACATTAGGGCCGATGGTGAGAACATCAGCCGCCAATTTTGCACAAAAACAAATCGACGACGCCATTGCCAATGGTGCCACCGCGTTGATCGACCCTGCATTGTTTCCTGCGCACCAATCGGGCACACCTTACCTCGCGCCGCAGGTGCTTGTGAATGTGAACCATTCGATGGACATTATGCAGGAAGAAACCTTCGCGCCGGTAGTCGGCATCATGCCCGTTTCGAGCGACGAGGAAGCTATTCGCCTCATGAACGACAGCCAGTACGGCCTCACCGCTTCCATCTGGACCTCGGACGTGGACGCCGCATTGCAAATTGGCGAGCAGGTCGAAACCGGCACCTGGTTCATGAACCGCTGCGACTACCTCGATCCGGCATTAGCCTGGACGGGCGTCAAAAATTCAGGCCGCGGCTGTACGCTTTCGGTAGTCGGTTATGAAGCATTGACACGGCCTAAGTCTTTTCATTTGAAAATAGGGTAA
- a CDS encoding Uma2 family endonuclease, producing MSSIDTLDLNGTYSYADYLKWQFKERLELIKGKIFKMSPAPATKHQKIAGMLFAEIWHLLRNKDCQVFAAPFDVRLPRFDLKSDKEILTVVQPDISVICDPRKIDEKGCIGAPDWIIEILPPGNTRKEMNDKFEVYEESGVKEYWLVEPNDEVVLVYVLRDEKYTGLRPYTVGQALTSVTLPDYTVELSQLFDKK from the coding sequence ATGAGCAGCATCGACACACTCGACTTAAATGGAACTTACAGCTATGCCGATTACCTGAAATGGCAGTTCAAAGAGCGCCTGGAACTGATCAAAGGCAAGATCTTTAAAATGTCGCCTGCGCCAGCGACAAAACATCAAAAAATTGCCGGGATGCTTTTCGCTGAAATATGGCACCTGCTCAGAAATAAGGATTGCCAGGTTTTTGCAGCGCCATTCGACGTGCGGCTTCCGAGGTTTGACCTGAAATCGGACAAAGAAATTCTGACCGTGGTCCAGCCGGACATTTCGGTGATTTGTGACCCGCGAAAAATAGATGAAAAAGGCTGTATCGGCGCGCCGGACTGGATAATTGAGATACTTCCTCCCGGCAACACCAGGAAGGAAATGAATGACAAGTTCGAAGTGTACGAAGAGTCCGGCGTGAAAGAATATTGGCTCGTGGAACCCAACGATGAAGTGGTGCTCGTGTATGTGTTGAGGGATGAAAAGTACACCGGATTGAGGCCGTATACCGTGGGCCAGGCCCTTACGTCGGTTACCTTGCCTGACTATACCGTCGAACTGAGCCAGCTTTTTGATAAAAAGTAA
- a CDS encoding glutamine amidotransferase-related protein has product MTKVGLLECDHVREELLPIAGDYREMFPALFAQVAPEWEFTFYDVCNGHFPRSVGECEVYVCTGSKSSVYDDEPWIEQLKGFVKEIHDAGKKYLGVCFGHQMLAEALGGKVQKSAVGWCVGVHNFQVLNLEEWMVPARPSFNLLMMCQDQVIELPPDSTLLAETQDCPVSMFRVGENMVGIQAHPEFPKPYEKALMEIRTERIGAAKVEMGIVSLELPLHELTFANWLKNFAAL; this is encoded by the coding sequence ATGACAAAAGTCGGTTTACTGGAATGTGACCATGTGCGCGAGGAACTGCTGCCGATTGCGGGCGATTATCGCGAGATGTTTCCAGCCTTGTTTGCACAGGTGGCGCCGGAGTGGGAGTTTACATTTTATGATGTGTGCAACGGACATTTTCCGCGGTCGGTGGGTGAATGCGAGGTGTATGTTTGCACGGGGTCCAAATCTTCGGTTTACGACGATGAGCCTTGGATTGAGCAGTTGAAAGGTTTTGTGAAGGAAATTCACGATGCCGGCAAAAAATACCTGGGCGTTTGTTTCGGGCACCAGATGCTGGCGGAGGCTTTGGGCGGGAAGGTGCAGAAATCGGCCGTGGGTTGGTGTGTGGGCGTGCATAACTTTCAGGTTTTGAATCTCGAAGAATGGATGGTGCCGGCCCGCCCGTCGTTTAATCTGCTGATGATGTGCCAGGACCAGGTCATCGAATTGCCGCCTGACAGCACATTACTTGCCGAAACGCAGGATTGCCCCGTTAGCATGTTCCGGGTGGGCGAAAATATGGTCGGCATACAGGCTCATCCCGAGTTTCCGAAGCCCTATGAAAAGGCATTGATGGAAATCCGCACGGAGCGGATCGGTGCCGCGAAGGTTGAAATGGGCATTGTGAGCCTCGAACTGCCGCTGCACGAGTTGACTTTTGCGAATTGGTTAAAGAACTTCGCGGCGCTATGA
- a CDS encoding phosphoribosyltransferase family protein: MTENNTVSRRQILSAHQTSQKIRRIAFEIYEQNFEEKGIIIAGIAGEGFAFAKRLTAELTEISPLDAQLIELRFDKNIHQQSPILFDRDLNVENQVVIVADDVLNTGRTLAFALEPFLKVPMKKVQVAVIVDRSHHKFPVHADYVGYSLSTTLTEHVEVVLSRETEEGVYLK; the protein is encoded by the coding sequence ATGACCGAGAACAACACGGTATCCAGGCGTCAGATTTTGAGCGCGCACCAGACGAGCCAGAAAATACGCCGGATCGCTTTTGAAATATACGAACAGAATTTTGAGGAAAAAGGCATTATCATAGCCGGAATTGCCGGAGAAGGTTTCGCTTTTGCCAAACGCCTTACCGCTGAATTGACGGAAATTTCCCCGCTCGACGCTCAGCTGATCGAATTGCGCTTCGACAAAAACATTCACCAGCAAAGCCCGATCCTGTTTGACCGCGACCTGAACGTGGAAAACCAGGTCGTGATCGTCGCCGACGACGTGCTCAACACGGGCCGCACCCTCGCATTCGCATTGGAGCCATTCCTGAAAGTACCTATGAAAAAGGTGCAGGTAGCTGTGATCGTTGACCGCAGCCATCACAAATTTCCCGTCCACGCCGATTACGTGGGGTATTCGTTGAGCACCACGCTCACCGAGCATGTGGAAGTTGTATTGAGCCGCGAGACAGAGGAAGGGGTGTATTTGAAGTAA